The Betaproteobacteria bacterium nucleotide sequence AACGCGCGTCCGATCTCCTCGGTGCGACGGCGGTCGAGCCCGTTGACGATCTCCGCCATGATCGAGGCGGAGGCGATGCATACCGCACAGCCGCGACCGCGGAAGCGCACCGCGAGTCCGTCGGCGGCTTCGCGCACGCCCACTTCGACCTCGTCGCCGCAGAGCGGAATCGCCCCGCGGCCGATCGTCTGCATGGCCGCCAGATCGCCGCGGTGGCGCGGGTGCCGGAAGTGTTCGAGGATGCGCGCCCGGTAGATCTCCTCGTTCATCAGGAGACCGATTTGATTGCCGGCCGTGCGTTGCGCTCGTCCGCGAGCTTGTCGCGGAGCGCGCGCCCGCTGGCAGCGTGTCGCACGAGCACGATCTCGCTTGCGATCGACAGCGCGATCTCCTCGGGCGTGCGCGCGCCCAGGTCGAGTCCCGCCGGCGCGTGCACACGCGCGAGATCGCTCTGGGCAAAGCCTTCCGCACGCAGGAAGTCGAGCACCAGGCGCGCGCGCTTGCGGCTTGCCACGAGCGCGATGTAGCGCGCGCTCGAATGCAGTGTGCGCGTCATCGACTCGTGATCGCCCTTGTGCTGCGTGGCGACCACCACGAAGTCGTCGGCACCCGGTTCGAGGCGTGTGTATTCGAGGTCATCGGTGATGAGCGCGGCTGCCTCCGCATACCGTTCTCTCGTCGCCTCCGGATCGATCACCGTCACCCGCAGCCCCATGAGGTCGCCCAGCGCGCACAGGACCTCGGCGACGCGCCCGTGACCGAGCAGCCACAGCGTCGGTTTCGGCAGAATCGGCTCGACATAGACGCGCATGCGCCCGCCGCAGGGCATGCCCACGCCCAGCACTTCGTCCTCCATGTCGATCTCGACCACCCGCGCAACGCCGTCGGCAATGGCATCGAGCGCGCTGCGACAGCACGTGGCCTCGGCGCAGCCGCCGCCGACCCACCCCGAAGTGACGCGCCCGTGCCGGTCGATCACGGCTTTGGCACCGGTCTTCGCCGAGCAGGAGCCGACCGTCTCGATCACGGTCGCAAGCGCGTGGGGCTCGCCGGAGGCGCGCTGCTCCAGCAGGACGTCAAGAATTTCGCTGGCCATTGCCGATCGGCTCCTCGTCGCCTTTGGGTCGAACGTCCATTCTATCCGCAGTTGCGGCAACCGACGCGCGCGCCCCGGCGCCGGATTCGCGGCGAGTTGTGGTATACATCTCGCGCCCGTTACCACCCATCTCCTGCGACCGATGCGCGCTCCCCTTCGTATCGCCCTTGCCCTGCTCGGCCTCCTGCTCGCCGGCCGCGCGCATGCGCAGGCCACCGAAGTCACCCTTTCCATCGCCGGCTACAAGCTGCGGGTCGAAGTCGCCGCCACCCCCGAAACGCGTGAGCGCGGGCTCATGTTCCGAGAGCACCTGGAAGAGAATCGGGGTATGCTTTTCGTATTCCCCGAGGCGACGCTGCAGTCGATGTGGATGATGAACACGCTGATCCCGCTGTCGGTGGCCTTCATCGGAAGCGACGGGCGCATCCTCAACATCCGCGACATGACGCCGCAGACGGTGGACATCCACCCGTCCAGCGGAGCGGCCGCGTATGCGCTGGAAACGAACCGCGGCTGGTTCGCGGTGCGGGGTATCCGTGCCGGAACCCGCGTCGACGGGATCGAAGATGCGCCACGTGCCAAGTGAAAGGGCGCGCACCCCTTTCCACCTGACAACACTCCACGTAACGACAATCCGATCGGGATAGGCCGACATGAACATCGCACTGCGACCCATCTGCTGCGCCTTGGCGCTTACCGTGGCGGCACCGCAGCCGTTGACCTACGCCCAGGATGCGCCGCAGCAGCAAGCCGCTGCCGACCCGTCCGCCGCCGGCGGCAGCGCGTTCAAGCAGGAGGAAATCGAGGCGCTGGTCGCCCCCATCGCGCTCTATCCGGACGATCTGCTCGTGCAGACCCTGATGGCGGCGACCTATCCCCTGGAGATCGTCCAGGCCGCTCGCTGGCAGCGCGAAGCCGCCAACAAGGACTTGAAGGGCGACGCGCTCGCCAAGGCGCTGGAGCCGATGGAATGGGACCCGAGCGTGAAGTCGATCGTCGCCTTCCCGCAGGTCCTGACCATGATGAACGACAAGCTCGACTGGACGCAGAAGCTGGGTGACGCGTTTCTCGCCCAGCAGTCGGATGTCATGGCTGCCGTGCAGCGGCTGCGCCGGAAGGCCCAGGACACAGGCAATCTCAAGAGCAACGAGCAGCAGACGGTGGTGACCGAGAAGGAAACCGTCATCATCCAGCCGGCGAACCCGCAGGTGGTCTACGTTCCCACTTACCAGCCGACCACGGTCTACGGCGCCTGGCCGTACCCGGCGTATCCGCCCTATTACCTGCCGCCGCCGCCCGGTTACTACGCGGGCAGCGCGTTCGTCTCCGGGCTTGCGTTCGCCACCGGCGTTGCAGTCGTCGGCTCGCTCTGGGGCTGGGGCAGCGCAGGGTGGGGTCGCGGCGAAGTGAACGTCAACGTGAACCGGTACAACAGCATCAACACGACCAACATCCGCAACAACCGCGCAAGCGCGATCAGCAACAACACCTGGCGGCACGACCCGGCGCACCGCAAGGGCGTGAACTACCGCGATCCCGCCACCCGGCAGCAGTACGGGAAAGGCACCCTCGCCGGTGCCGATAAGCGCCAGGACTTTCGCGGTCGCGACCAGGGGGGTCAGCGCGGCGGTGTCGGTGATCGTGGCGGTGTCGGTGATCGTGGCGATGTCGGTGATCGTGGCGGTGTCGGTGATCGTGGCGGTGTCGGTGATCGCGGCGGTGTCGGTGATCGCGGCGGTGTCGGCGATCGCGGCGGTGTCGGTGACAAGGCGGGTGCAGGCAATCGCGCCGGTGCGGGGGACCGAACTGGTGCTGGAAATCGGCCCGGCGCTGGCCAGTCCGCGGGCCTCGGTGACCGCGGCGGCGCGAACCGGCCGTCCACGCAGCCGGCAAGCCGCCCCTCGACAGCACAGGCCGGCAGCCGACCGGCCGCGTTCAACGGCGTCGGCAACGGCGCGCAAACGCGCCAGTTCAGCGACCGCGGCGCGGCGAGCCGGCAGGCTGCGGCGCATCCCAACGTCGGTGGCGGTGCCCGCGCCGGCGGCGGCAACTTCGGCGGAGGCGCGCGTGGCGGTGGCGGGCGCGGCGGACGACGCTAGCTCGGCCTTGGCCCGACAACTCTCGAACACCCCGAACGAATCGAGGACGAAATGCTGTCATTCCCTGCGCTGAGAATACCCATGCCACGGCTGATCGCCGCCATCACCCTCGTCGCCGCTGGCTGGCTCGTGAGCACGACGACCTTGGCGGCAACGCCGAAGCAGGCCACCTTCGAGTCTCCGGAAGCTGCCGCCGACGCGCTCGTCGCGGCGCTCAAGGCAAACGACGAAAGCCGTCTGCTCACGCTCTTCGGGCCGCAGGGCGGCAAGCTCATCGGTTCCGGCGACACGGTCGCCGACGAGGCGGAACGCGCCAAGTTCGTCACAGCGTTCGAAGAAGCGCACAAGATCGAGATGCGCGGCGACACGACTGCGATGCTCAACGTCGGCAAGGACGACTGGCCGCTGCCGATACCGATCGTCAAGCGCGGCACGGTCTGGCGCTTCGACGCCGACAAGGGGCTGGAGGAACTCTTGAACCGGCGCATCGGCAAGAACGAGCTCTACACGATCCAGGTGCTGCTCGCCATCGTCGACGCGCAGCGCGAGTATTCGGCGGAGGACCGCAACGGCGACGGCCGTCTGGAGTACGCCCGGCGCTTTCGCAGCCAGCCCGGCAAGACCGACGGGCTGTACTGGCCCGCCGCCGACGGCAAGCCGGAGAGTCCGCTGGGACCGCTCGCGGCCACGGCGAGCCGCGAGGGTTACAAGTCCCAGGCCGGCCAGCGCATGCCCTTTCACGGTTACTACTTCAGGATCCTCACCGCCCAGGGCAAGGACGCGCCCGGCGGCGCCTACAGCTATCTCGCGAACGGCCACATGATCGGCGGCTTCGCTATCGTAGCGTGGCCCGCGAAGTACGGAGCCTCTGGCATCATGACCTTCATCGTGAATCAGGACGGCGTCGTATACGAGAAGAATCTCGGGCCGAATACCGCCCAGATCGCGGGCGAGA carries:
- a CDS encoding iron-sulfur cluster assembly scaffold protein — translated: MNEEIYRARILEHFRHPRHRGDLAAMQTIGRGAIPLCGDEVEVGVREAADGLAVRFRGRGCAVCIASASIMAEIVNGLDRRRTEEIGRA
- a CDS encoding XdhC family protein → MASEILDVLLEQRASGEPHALATVIETVGSCSAKTGAKAVIDRHGRVTSGWVGGGCAEATCCRSALDAIADGVARVVEIDMEDEVLGVGMPCGGRMRVYVEPILPKPTLWLLGHGRVAEVLCALGDLMGLRVTVIDPEATRERYAEAAALITDDLEYTRLEPGADDFVVVATQHKGDHESMTRTLHSSARYIALVASRKRARLVLDFLRAEGFAQSDLARVHAPAGLDLGARTPEEIALSIASEIVLVRHAASGRALRDKLADERNARPAIKSVS
- a CDS encoding DUF192 domain-containing protein, whose protein sequence is MRAPLRIALALLGLLLAGRAHAQATEVTLSIAGYKLRVEVAATPETRERGLMFREHLEENRGMLFVFPEATLQSMWMMNTLIPLSVAFIGSDGRILNIRDMTPQTVDIHPSSGAAAYALETNRGWFAVRGIRAGTRVDGIEDAPRAK
- a CDS encoding DUF3300 domain-containing protein yields the protein MNIALRPICCALALTVAAPQPLTYAQDAPQQQAAADPSAAGGSAFKQEEIEALVAPIALYPDDLLVQTLMAATYPLEIVQAARWQREAANKDLKGDALAKALEPMEWDPSVKSIVAFPQVLTMMNDKLDWTQKLGDAFLAQQSDVMAAVQRLRRKAQDTGNLKSNEQQTVVTEKETVIIQPANPQVVYVPTYQPTTVYGAWPYPAYPPYYLPPPPGYYAGSAFVSGLAFATGVAVVGSLWGWGSAGWGRGEVNVNVNRYNSINTTNIRNNRASAISNNTWRHDPAHRKGVNYRDPATRQQYGKGTLAGADKRQDFRGRDQGGQRGGVGDRGGVGDRGDVGDRGGVGDRGGVGDRGGVGDRGGVGDRGGVGDKAGAGNRAGAGDRTGAGNRPGAGQSAGLGDRGGANRPSTQPASRPSTAQAGSRPAAFNGVGNGAQTRQFSDRGAASRQAAAHPNVGGGARAGGGNFGGGARGGGGRGGRR
- a CDS encoding DUF2950 domain-containing protein, which encodes MLSFPALRIPMPRLIAAITLVAAGWLVSTTTLAATPKQATFESPEAAADALVAALKANDESRLLTLFGPQGGKLIGSGDTVADEAERAKFVTAFEEAHKIEMRGDTTAMLNVGKDDWPLPIPIVKRGTVWRFDADKGLEELLNRRIGKNELYTIQVLLAIVDAQREYSAEDRNGDGRLEYARRFRSQPGKTDGLYWPAADGKPESPLGPLAATASREGYKSQAGQRMPFHGYYFRILTAQGKDAPGGAYSYLANGHMIGGFAIVAWPAKYGASGIMTFIVNQDGVVYEKNLGPNTAQIAGEMRLFNPAAGWSKVESPI